One segment of Streptomyces sp. NBC_01463 DNA contains the following:
- a CDS encoding ABC transporter permease, with product MTGFVFLRVRAHRLLLAAAVLAVLLTTSVLAALTAFSGSIGDAALRHTLTHRSAAPAALVISAQVEPDRREAADASARKAAHDTFDGLPVTVRTLESSGPYALPRSLQDPAARRGDPDLTHFAALDRSRVRLTAGRPPAAGAGKPGDPVQVALPGTAADALGLKPGARLRLTDRLGGKPVQILVTGLYQAADQSDPYWQLDALGGRGIRKVVFTTYGPLLTDPAVLGSGRTSTGEMSWLASADFRTVTTDRMDALHHSATTGPKALLASAEFQDGASAQTSLPTVIEQVDRALLVSRSTLTIVAVQLVLLAGYALLLVARLLSSERGGETELLRARGGSRARITSLAAIEALLLALPAAVVAPLLAGPLTRLLADRGGLSRIGLRLDTGVTGQVWIVAAVTALACALAVVAPALAASAGGRRSARTSALPAPVRAGADIALLAIAAVAYWQLDRQTKGSGGGALSGDREGGLGIDPLLVAAPALALLAGTVLTLRLLPPAARLAERRAAGGRGLATALAGWQFSRRPLRGAGPVLLLVLAVAMGMLAVGQSASWDRSQSDQADFRAGASVRMTGGVNADPAKSGAYATLPGVRDAAPAFRASVDLSDERTAEVLALDTAHADEHLLMRDDLGDGSGDRLFDSLAPPRTARTGLPLPKNSTRLRFDVRITAVTASGRPAPSGMAPLLSVALEDRYGLPYRVAVGSVPVDGKPHPVSVDVAAAGELAVTGFELDDKQPVGRGESHRLTVSSLRAAGPGGAERPVPVPDGFRWQAAVSADAFGEVTPGGAVTPTASAAAPLGLDYLTGSVTAEDAVWAVPTLNVRISAARAKAPALKAVATDAYLKATGAKRGQDIDVTLAGETVRVKIVRTVHRLPTTGPGSGSSPASAETQRARDGGALLLDLRSLSQVFAGRPNARLTATEWWLTPEQGRTAEVAAALRKQPDTDPVQVRVRDEIAEDLVSDPLGAGPQSALLGVAVIAAALAAVGFAVAAVGSHRERSAEFAVLRALGTPRRQLARMTAAEQGVLIAIALMVGALLGALLTRAVVPLIVLTGQAAQPVPSVLVQLPAGQVAALLAGVAALPLLIVAALGRVWSSPSAPRRPARTLAARGPGTGGSAT from the coding sequence GTGACGGGGTTCGTCTTTCTGCGGGTGAGGGCCCATCGGCTCCTGCTCGCCGCGGCCGTCCTGGCCGTCCTCCTCACCACCTCGGTCCTGGCCGCCCTCACCGCCTTCTCCGGCTCCATCGGTGATGCCGCGCTGCGCCACACGCTCACCCACCGGTCGGCCGCCCCCGCCGCCCTCGTCATATCCGCGCAGGTGGAGCCCGACCGGCGGGAGGCCGCCGACGCGTCGGCGCGCAAGGCCGCCCACGACACGTTCGACGGCCTCCCCGTGACCGTACGGACGCTGGAGTCCTCCGGTCCTTACGCGCTGCCGCGCAGCCTCCAGGACCCCGCCGCCCGCCGCGGCGACCCCGATCTCACCCACTTCGCCGCCCTGGACCGCAGCCGGGTCCGGCTCACCGCGGGCCGGCCGCCGGCGGCCGGTGCGGGGAAGCCCGGCGATCCCGTGCAGGTCGCGCTCCCCGGTACCGCCGCCGACGCCCTCGGGCTGAAGCCGGGCGCCCGGCTCCGGCTCACCGACCGGCTCGGCGGCAAGCCGGTGCAGATCCTGGTCACCGGCCTCTACCAGGCCGCCGACCAGTCCGATCCGTACTGGCAGCTGGACGCACTCGGCGGGCGCGGCATCCGCAAGGTCGTCTTCACGACGTACGGCCCGCTGCTCACCGACCCGGCCGTGCTCGGCTCCGGCCGGACCAGCACCGGCGAGATGTCCTGGCTGGCGTCCGCCGACTTCCGGACCGTCACCACGGACCGGATGGACGCCCTGCACCACTCGGCGACCACCGGCCCGAAGGCCCTGCTCGCCTCGGCCGAGTTCCAGGACGGGGCGAGTGCCCAGACCTCGCTGCCCACCGTCATCGAGCAGGTCGACCGGGCCCTGCTGGTCTCCCGCTCGACGCTCACGATCGTGGCGGTGCAGCTGGTGCTGCTCGCCGGGTACGCCCTGCTGCTGGTGGCCCGGCTGCTCAGCAGCGAGCGCGGCGGGGAGACCGAACTGCTGCGGGCGCGCGGCGGATCGCGCGCCCGGATCACCTCGCTGGCCGCGATCGAGGCGCTGCTGCTCGCCCTGCCGGCCGCCGTCGTCGCCCCGTTGCTCGCCGGCCCCCTCACCCGGCTGCTCGCCGATCGCGGCGGACTCTCCCGGATCGGGCTGCGGCTCGACACCGGGGTCACCGGCCAGGTGTGGATCGTCGCGGCCGTCACCGCGCTGGCCTGTGCGCTCGCGGTCGTGGCGCCCGCGCTGGCCGCCAGCGCCGGGGGCAGGCGCTCCGCGCGCACCTCCGCGCTGCCGGCGCCGGTGCGGGCGGGTGCGGACATCGCCCTGCTGGCCATCGCGGCGGTCGCGTACTGGCAGCTGGACCGGCAGACCAAGGGCTCGGGCGGCGGTGCGCTCAGCGGGGACCGCGAGGGCGGCCTCGGCATCGATCCGCTGCTGGTGGCGGCGCCCGCGCTGGCGCTGCTCGCCGGCACCGTACTGACACTGCGTCTGCTGCCGCCGGCCGCCCGGCTCGCGGAACGCCGGGCGGCCGGCGGCCGGGGGCTGGCGACCGCGCTGGCCGGCTGGCAGTTCAGCCGCCGGCCCCTGCGCGGGGCCGGACCGGTGCTGCTGCTGGTGCTCGCGGTGGCGATGGGCATGCTGGCAGTCGGCCAGAGCGCGTCCTGGGACCGTTCGCAGAGCGACCAGGCGGACTTCAGGGCCGGTGCGTCGGTGCGCATGACCGGCGGGGTGAACGCGGACCCCGCGAAGTCCGGCGCGTACGCGACACTGCCCGGCGTACGGGACGCGGCGCCGGCCTTCCGCGCGTCGGTGGACCTCTCCGACGAGCGCACCGCCGAGGTCCTCGCCCTGGACACCGCGCACGCCGACGAGCACCTGCTGATGCGCGACGACCTCGGCGACGGTTCCGGGGACCGGCTGTTCGACTCGCTCGCCCCGCCCAGGACCGCACGCACCGGACTGCCGCTCCCGAAGAACAGCACCCGGCTCCGGTTCGACGTGCGGATCACCGCGGTCACCGCATCCGGCAGGCCCGCGCCGTCCGGCATGGCACCGCTGCTCTCCGTGGCACTGGAGGACCGCTACGGCCTGCCCTACCGGGTGGCCGTCGGTTCCGTGCCCGTCGACGGGAAGCCGCATCCCGTCTCGGTCGACGTGGCGGCCGCGGGCGAACTGGCCGTCACCGGCTTCGAGCTGGACGACAAGCAGCCCGTCGGCCGCGGGGAGTCGCACCGGCTCACCGTGAGCTCGCTGCGGGCGGCCGGTCCGGGCGGCGCCGAGCGGCCCGTCCCGGTCCCGGACGGCTTCCGCTGGCAGGCCGCCGTGTCCGCCGACGCGTTCGGCGAGGTGACCCCCGGCGGGGCCGTCACCCCGACCGCGTCGGCCGCGGCCCCGCTGGGCCTGGACTACCTCACGGGGTCCGTCACGGCCGAGGACGCGGTGTGGGCGGTTCCCACCCTCAACGTGCGGATCTCCGCGGCCCGCGCCAAGGCGCCCGCGCTCAAGGCGGTGGCCACGGACGCGTATCTGAAGGCGACCGGGGCGAAGCGGGGGCAGGACATCGACGTCACACTCGCCGGTGAGACGGTCCGGGTGAAGATCGTCAGGACCGTGCACCGGCTGCCGACCACGGGCCCCGGCTCGGGCTCCTCCCCGGCCTCCGCGGAGACCCAGCGGGCCCGGGACGGCGGCGCCCTGCTCCTCGACCTCCGGTCCCTGAGCCAGGTCTTCGCCGGACGCCCCAACGCCCGGCTGACCGCGACCGAATGGTGGCTGACCCCCGAGCAGGGCCGGACCGCGGAGGTCGCCGCCGCCCTCCGCAAGCAGCCCGACACCGACCCCGTACAGGTGCGGGTGCGCGACGAGATCGCCGAGGACCTGGTCAGCGATCCGCTGGGGGCCGGCCCGCAGTCCGCGCTGCTCGGGGTGGCCGTCATCGCCGCCGCACTGGCCGCGGTCGGCTTCGCCGTCGCCGCGGTCGGATCGCATCGGGAGCGGTCGGCCGAGTTCGCCGTGCTGCGGGCCCTGGGCACACCGCGCCGCCAGCTGGCCCGGATGACCGCTGCCGAACAAGGCGTACTGATCGCGATCGCGCTGATGGTCGGGGCCCTGCTCGGCGCCCTGCTCACCCGGGCCGTGGTGCCGCTGATCGTGCTGACCGGCCAGGCCGCGCAGCCGGTTCCCTCCGTGCTGGTGCAGCTACCGGCCGGGCAGGTGGCCGCGCTGCTGGCCGGAGTCGCCGCGCTGCCGCTGCTCATCGTCGCGGCCCTCGGCCGGGTCTGGAGTTCCCCGTCCGCGCCCCGGCGCCCGGCACGCACGCTCGCCGCACGGGGGCCCGGGACAGGTGGCTCCGCGACATGA
- a CDS encoding ABC transporter permease codes for MSPRSRTSRAAAACAPWVRTRLRTAPGAACAFALLVVVTAFLAAAFPRSVDSYENKGLRHDLGAVDATRSVLELSGPQPGLELPVSARESAVREATLASVHRRILAGLPDPVRADASQSAYGVRTSEPIAAGEPWFPRPYGIDPALTYATQSALPQHSTLRSGKWPAVHGTVSLTTREVEAAVTEQTAKSLRIKAGATVAVPTRGGDALTVRITGIVTPRDPEASYWSAEPLLRTPSLVAKPTKETPRYYWIAALLLPPDAGPALLATTGQPELYWRIAPDGSRLTALDVPELRTAVASLEGGPELLKMRGVAGDTVTVSTDLDEVLTAFDGIRAAIEPVVTVAAVGIGAVAAVVLLMTGGLLAARRHAELALLRARGGSLTGIGGRLLAETAVTAVPAAALGLLLAVLAVGEARLWPAAVGAASVAVLVCVALPLRTTLLHRTPQLHGGRDDLVSARPSRRRTVAELTLLVLAVGAVAALRRRGTDSAGGTDLLVSAAPVLVGLIAAVVLVRLYPLPLRLALRSVSRLRGAVGFLSLARAGRTSAAGTLPLLALLVALTTAAFGGSVLAGVADARDDAAVLATGADARISGQADSVPLSDGLIRAVEKTDGVRDVARVQIEYGVALPPPESGFEDAKGATLIGVDPVSYARLARSTGVGTFAADRLKATGPTTPEGELPSKDRVLPVLVPPSVAARLGDKPRDLQSLAGDFKVRVAGTVARTPAVNDSSFIVVNAAALTHRQTTALLLTGDRLDTKALRAAARQPGEDFTVQLRAEERATYVDTPMQTGAERIYTAAIAAGAGYALLAVLLSLLQTAPERTTLLARLRTMGLTSRQGGRLLGFEAMPQALLAAGGGLLVSWATIALLAPGVDLVRLALSSGPGSGLLDTAPLRTDPWSLVLPALGVIVLAAVVAGVQAWWAGRRGSITELRAGDSR; via the coding sequence ATGAGCCCGCGTTCGAGAACCTCCCGCGCCGCGGCCGCCTGTGCCCCCTGGGTGCGCACCCGGCTGCGGACGGCCCCCGGCGCGGCCTGCGCGTTCGCCCTGCTGGTCGTGGTGACGGCGTTCCTCGCCGCCGCGTTCCCCCGGTCCGTCGACAGCTACGAGAACAAGGGGCTGCGCCACGACCTCGGCGCCGTCGACGCGACGCGCAGCGTCCTGGAGCTGAGCGGCCCCCAGCCGGGTCTGGAACTGCCCGTGAGCGCCCGCGAGTCGGCGGTGCGCGAGGCCACCCTGGCCTCCGTCCACCGGCGGATCCTGGCCGGCCTGCCCGATCCGGTGCGGGCCGACGCCTCCCAGTCCGCCTACGGGGTGCGCACCTCTGAGCCGATCGCGGCGGGCGAGCCGTGGTTCCCCCGCCCCTACGGCATCGATCCCGCCCTGACGTACGCCACCCAGTCCGCACTGCCCCAGCACTCCACCCTGCGCTCCGGGAAGTGGCCGGCCGTCCACGGCACGGTGTCCCTCACCACCAGGGAGGTCGAGGCCGCCGTCACCGAGCAGACCGCGAAGTCCCTGCGGATCAAGGCCGGTGCGACCGTCGCCGTCCCGACCCGGGGCGGCGACGCGCTGACGGTACGGATCACCGGCATCGTCACCCCGCGGGACCCCGAGGCCTCCTACTGGTCGGCCGAACCCCTGCTCCGCACCCCGTCCCTGGTCGCCAAGCCCACCAAGGAAACCCCCCGCTACTACTGGATCGCCGCCCTGCTGCTCCCGCCGGACGCCGGGCCCGCCCTGCTCGCCACCACCGGCCAGCCGGAGCTGTACTGGCGGATCGCGCCGGACGGTTCGCGGCTCACCGCGCTCGACGTGCCGGAGCTGCGCACCGCGGTGGCCTCCTTGGAGGGCGGCCCCGAGCTGCTGAAGATGCGCGGGGTGGCCGGTGACACGGTCACGGTGTCGACCGACCTGGACGAGGTCCTGACGGCGTTCGACGGGATACGGGCCGCGATCGAGCCGGTCGTCACGGTCGCCGCCGTCGGCATCGGGGCCGTCGCCGCCGTCGTGCTTCTGATGACGGGCGGTCTGCTGGCCGCCCGCCGCCACGCCGAACTGGCGCTGCTGCGGGCCCGCGGCGGTTCGCTGACCGGCATCGGGGGCCGGCTGCTCGCCGAGACCGCGGTGACGGCGGTGCCCGCGGCGGCACTGGGTCTGCTGCTCGCGGTCCTGGCCGTCGGCGAGGCCCGGCTGTGGCCCGCGGCGGTGGGCGCCGCCTCGGTCGCCGTCCTCGTCTGCGTCGCGCTCCCGCTGCGGACGACACTGCTGCACCGCACCCCGCAACTGCACGGCGGCCGCGACGACCTGGTGTCGGCCCGGCCCTCCCGGCGGCGTACCGTCGCCGAACTCACCCTGCTGGTACTGGCCGTCGGCGCCGTCGCCGCGCTGCGCCGGCGCGGCACCGACAGTGCCGGCGGCACCGACCTGCTGGTCAGCGCGGCCCCGGTACTGGTCGGGCTGATCGCGGCCGTGGTCCTCGTCCGGCTCTACCCGCTGCCGCTGCGGCTCGCCCTGCGGTCCGTGTCCCGGCTGCGCGGCGCGGTCGGCTTCCTGTCGCTGGCCCGCGCCGGACGCACCTCGGCCGCCGGCACCCTGCCGCTGCTCGCGCTGCTGGTCGCACTGACGACGGCGGCGTTCGGCGGTTCGGTCCTCGCGGGGGTCGCGGACGCCCGGGACGACGCGGCGGTCCTCGCCACCGGCGCCGACGCCCGGATCAGCGGCCAGGCCGACTCCGTCCCCCTGTCGGACGGTCTGATCCGCGCGGTGGAGAAGACGGACGGCGTACGGGACGTGGCCCGGGTCCAGATCGAGTACGGGGTCGCGCTGCCACCGCCCGAGAGCGGCTTCGAGGACGCCAAGGGGGCCACCCTGATCGGTGTCGACCCGGTCTCGTACGCCCGGCTGGCCCGCTCCACCGGCGTCGGCACCTTCGCCGCCGACCGGCTGAAGGCGACCGGCCCCACGACGCCCGAGGGCGAGCTGCCGTCGAAGGACCGGGTACTCCCGGTCCTCGTACCGCCGTCCGTCGCCGCGCGTCTGGGCGACAAGCCGCGCGATCTCCAGTCGCTGGCCGGGGACTTCAAGGTGCGGGTCGCGGGGACGGTGGCGCGGACGCCCGCCGTCAACGACAGCTCGTTCATCGTCGTGAACGCCGCCGCGCTCACCCACCGGCAGACCACCGCGCTGCTGCTCACCGGCGACCGGCTGGACACGAAGGCGCTGCGCGCGGCGGCCCGGCAGCCGGGCGAGGACTTCACCGTGCAGCTGCGCGCCGAGGAGCGTGCCACGTACGTCGACACGCCCATGCAGACGGGCGCGGAGCGGATCTACACGGCGGCGATCGCGGCCGGCGCCGGATACGCGCTGCTCGCCGTCCTGCTCTCGCTGCTCCAGACCGCCCCGGAGCGCACCACGCTGCTGGCGCGGCTGCGCACCATGGGTCTCACCTCCCGGCAGGGCGGCCGGCTCCTCGGCTTCGAGGCCATGCCGCAGGCCCTGCTGGCCGCCGGGGGCGGGCTCCTGGTGAGCTGGGCGACCATCGCCCTGCTGGCACCGGGCGTCGATCTGGTGCGCCTGGCACTCTCGTCCGGCCCCGGCTCCGGCCTGCTGGACACCGCACCGCTGCGGACCGATCCGTGGTCGCTGGTCCTGCCGGCGCTGGGCGTGATCGTGCTCGCCGCGGTGGTGGCCGGTGTGCAGGCCTGGTGGGCCGGCCGCCGTGGATCGATCACCGAACTCAGGGCAGGAGACTCCCGATGA
- a CDS encoding globin encodes MTENPRDTLQEQTFYELVGGEETFRRLVHRFYQGVAGDPLLRPMYPEEDLGPAEERFTLFLMQYWGGPRTYSDERGHPRLRMRHAPFRVDRAAHDAWLSHMRVALDELGLAPEHERQLWDYLTYAAASMVNTEG; translated from the coding sequence GTGACTGAGAATCCGCGCGACACGCTGCAGGAGCAGACCTTCTACGAGCTGGTCGGCGGCGAGGAGACCTTCCGGCGCCTGGTCCACCGCTTCTACCAGGGCGTGGCCGGGGACCCGCTGCTGCGGCCGATGTACCCGGAGGAGGATCTGGGTCCGGCCGAGGAACGCTTCACGCTGTTCCTGATGCAGTACTGGGGCGGCCCCCGCACCTACAGCGACGAGCGCGGGCACCCGAGGCTGCGGATGCGGCACGCGCCGTTCCGGGTGGACCGCGCCGCGCACGACGCCTGGCTGAGCCATATGCGGGTGGCGCTGGACGAACTCGGCCTCGCCCCGGAGCACGAGCGGCAGCTGTGGGACTACCTCACGTACGCGGCCGCCTCCATGGTCAACACCGAAGGCTGA
- a CDS encoding ABC transporter ATP-binding protein, which produces MTTPSTDSTLAELEQRATARRDRPSYGHDALIACDRLVRIFTTDGVEVQALQGLDLLVTEGELLALVGASGSGKSTLMNILAGLDEPTAGAAKVAGCDLLSMGQKERLRYRRDVVGFVWQQTSRNLLPYLTAIQNVTLPMQLRGRGRNRERTARAESLLKMLEVADCRDRRPQQMSGGQQQRVAIAVSLANSPSVLLADEPTGELDSATGEQVFAAFRRANEELGTTIVIVTHDQAVANEVRRTVAIRDGRTSFEVLRRTEVDAATGQESQVAREYAMLDRAGRLQLPADYTEALGMEHRVMLELEQDHIGVWPDGSGPE; this is translated from the coding sequence ATGACGACGCCGTCGACCGATTCCACGCTGGCGGAGCTCGAACAGCGGGCCACCGCCCGCCGCGACCGCCCCTCCTACGGCCACGACGCGCTGATCGCCTGCGACCGGCTGGTCCGGATCTTCACCACGGACGGGGTGGAGGTGCAGGCCCTCCAGGGGCTCGATCTGCTGGTCACCGAGGGCGAGTTGCTGGCCCTGGTCGGGGCGTCCGGCAGCGGCAAGTCGACCCTGATGAACATCCTGGCGGGCCTGGACGAACCCACGGCGGGGGCGGCGAAGGTCGCGGGCTGCGATCTCCTCTCCATGGGCCAGAAGGAACGCCTCCGCTACCGCCGGGACGTCGTCGGCTTCGTCTGGCAGCAGACCTCCCGCAACCTGCTCCCCTACCTGACCGCGATCCAGAACGTCACGCTGCCGATGCAGCTGCGCGGCCGCGGCCGCAACCGCGAACGGACCGCGCGTGCCGAGTCGTTGCTGAAGATGCTGGAGGTCGCGGACTGCCGCGACCGGCGTCCGCAGCAGATGTCGGGCGGTCAGCAGCAGCGGGTGGCCATCGCGGTCTCGCTGGCCAACTCCCCCTCGGTGCTGCTCGCCGACGAGCCGACCGGTGAGCTGGACTCGGCCACCGGCGAGCAGGTCTTCGCCGCGTTCCGCCGCGCCAACGAGGAGCTCGGCACGACCATCGTGATCGTCACGCACGACCAGGCGGTCGCGAACGAGGTCCGCCGCACGGTCGCCATCCGCGACGGCCGGACCTCCTTCGAGGTGCTGCGCCGCACGGAGGTGGACGCGGCGACCGGCCAGGAGTCCCAGGTGGCGCGCGAGTACGCGATGCTCGACCGGGCGGGCCGGCTGCAACTGCCCGCGGACTACACGGAGGCGCTGGGCATGGAGCACCGCGTGATGCTGGAACTGGAGCAGGACCACATAGGCGTGTGGCCGGACGGCTCCGGACCGGAGTGA
- the ettA gene encoding energy-dependent translational throttle protein EttA, giving the protein MAEYIYTMRKTRKAHGDKVILDDVTLSFLPGAKIGVVGPNGAGKSTVLKIMAGLEQPSNGDAFLSPGFSVGILMQEPKLDEAKTVLENVQDGAAEIMGKLKRFNEVAELMATDYSDALMDEMGKLQEDLDHANAWDLDAQLEQAMDALGCPPGDWAVTNLSGGEKRRVALCKLLIEAPDLLLLDEPTNHLDAESVNWLEQHLSKYAGAVVAVTHDRYFLNNVAEWILELDRGRAIPYEGNYSTYLEKKATRLKVEGRKDEKRQKRLKEELEWVRSNAKGRQTKSKARLARYEEMAAEADKMRKLDFEEIQIPPGPRLGSIVVEVENLSKAFGDKVLIDDLSFTLPRNGIVGVIGPNGAGKTTLFKMIQGLETPDAGSIKVGDTVKISYVDQSRANIDPKKTLWAVVSDELDYINVGQVEMPSRAYVSAFGFKGPDQQKPAGVLSGGERNRLNLALTLKEGGNLLLLDEPTNDLDVETLSSLENALLEFPGAAVVISHDRWFLDRVATHILAYEGESKWYWFEGNFESYEKNKIERLGADAARPHRATYKKLTRG; this is encoded by the coding sequence TTGGCTGAGTACATCTACACGATGCGCAAGACACGCAAGGCGCACGGCGACAAGGTCATCCTTGACGACGTGACGCTGAGCTTCCTGCCCGGCGCGAAGATCGGTGTGGTGGGTCCCAACGGTGCCGGTAAGTCCACGGTGCTGAAGATCATGGCGGGCCTGGAGCAGCCGTCCAACGGTGATGCCTTCCTGTCGCCCGGGTTCAGCGTCGGCATCCTCATGCAGGAGCCCAAGCTCGACGAGGCGAAGACCGTACTGGAGAACGTCCAGGACGGCGCTGCCGAGATCATGGGCAAGCTCAAGCGGTTCAACGAGGTCGCCGAGCTCATGGCGACCGACTACTCCGACGCGCTCATGGACGAGATGGGCAAGCTCCAGGAGGACCTGGACCACGCCAACGCGTGGGACCTGGATGCTCAGCTGGAGCAGGCCATGGACGCGCTCGGGTGCCCGCCCGGGGACTGGGCCGTCACGAACCTCTCCGGTGGTGAGAAGCGCCGTGTCGCGCTCTGCAAGCTGCTGATCGAGGCGCCGGACCTGCTGCTGCTCGACGAGCCCACCAACCACCTCGACGCCGAGTCGGTGAACTGGCTGGAGCAGCACCTCTCGAAGTACGCGGGCGCCGTGGTGGCCGTCACCCACGACCGGTACTTCCTGAACAACGTCGCCGAGTGGATCCTGGAGCTCGACCGCGGCCGCGCCATTCCGTACGAGGGCAACTACTCCACGTACCTGGAGAAGAAGGCCACCCGCCTCAAGGTCGAGGGCCGCAAGGACGAGAAGCGGCAGAAGCGGCTCAAGGAAGAGCTGGAGTGGGTGCGGTCGAACGCCAAGGGGCGCCAGACCAAGTCCAAGGCGCGTCTCGCCCGGTACGAGGAGATGGCGGCCGAGGCGGACAAGATGCGGAAGCTGGACTTCGAGGAGATCCAGATTCCGCCGGGCCCGCGGCTCGGTTCCATCGTCGTCGAGGTGGAGAACCTCTCGAAGGCCTTCGGCGACAAGGTCCTCATCGACGACCTGTCGTTCACGCTGCCGCGCAACGGCATCGTCGGCGTCATCGGCCCGAACGGTGCGGGCAAGACCACGCTGTTCAAGATGATCCAGGGCTTGGAGACGCCGGACGCCGGCTCCATCAAGGTCGGCGACACGGTCAAGATCAGTTACGTCGACCAGAGCCGCGCCAACATCGACCCGAAGAAGACCCTCTGGGCCGTCGTGTCGGACGAGCTGGACTACATCAACGTGGGCCAGGTCGAGATGCCCTCGCGGGCCTACGTCTCCGCGTTCGGCTTCAAGGGGCCGGACCAGCAGAAGCCGGCCGGTGTGCTCTCCGGTGGTGAGCGCAACCGTCTGAACCTCGCGCTGACGCTCAAGGAGGGCGGCAACCTGCTGCTCCTCGACGAGCCCACCAACGACCTCGACGTCGAGACCCTGTCCTCGCTCGAGAACGCGCTGCTGGAGTTCCCCGGTGCGGCCGTGGTCATCTCCCACGACCGTTGGTTCCTGGACCGCGTCGCCACTCACATCCTCGCCTACGAGGGCGAGTCCAAGTGGTACTGGTTCGAGGGCAACTTCGAGTCGTACGAGAAGAACAAGATCGAGCGTCTCGGTGCGGACGCGGCCCGTCCGCACCGTGCCACGTACAAGAAGCTCACGCGAGGCTGA
- a CDS encoding DUF2804 domain-containing protein yields MTTTEREITGPVDLCLPDGGLNPAAVGWSRVPLHRANLRGWGRTKRWEYWCVTTPTHLVALTVSDLDFLALNTVYLLEYTPGGLELERTAIIRGGFGAGLPDTVAGAPGSRDAVVGPERPSGGKVRIEIRDENAGTRLRARCLTADKLPVEVDLLVARPAGHESLSVVVPWSGQRFQYTSKHTALPASGRVRIGTEFLEFDGDDTWAVLDHGRGRWPRTVDWNWGAASGRTGGHTVGLQFGGRWTAGTGSTENGLCVDGRLTKIGEELDWRWTPADHLAPWTIRTPSSGQVDLTFTPFHNRSTRTETGLIANRTDQCFGHYDGRIRTDGGTEIAVERLLGWAEDVHMRW; encoded by the coding sequence ATGACGACGACCGAACGCGAGATCACCGGCCCGGTCGACCTCTGCCTGCCCGACGGTGGTCTGAACCCGGCCGCGGTCGGCTGGTCCCGGGTGCCGCTGCACCGCGCCAATCTGCGCGGCTGGGGCCGGACGAAGCGCTGGGAGTACTGGTGCGTGACGACACCCACGCACCTGGTGGCACTGACCGTCAGTGATCTCGACTTCCTCGCCCTGAACACCGTCTACCTGCTCGAATACACACCGGGCGGGCTCGAACTGGAGCGCACCGCGATCATCCGCGGCGGCTTCGGCGCCGGACTCCCGGACACCGTGGCGGGCGCCCCCGGCTCCAGGGACGCGGTGGTGGGCCCCGAGCGTCCGTCGGGCGGCAAGGTGCGCATCGAGATCCGCGACGAGAACGCCGGCACCCGTCTGAGGGCCCGCTGCCTGACCGCGGACAAGCTGCCCGTGGAGGTCGACCTGCTGGTCGCCCGTCCCGCGGGGCACGAGTCGCTGTCGGTCGTCGTGCCGTGGAGCGGACAGCGCTTCCAGTACACCTCCAAACACACCGCGCTCCCCGCGTCGGGCCGGGTCCGGATCGGCACCGAGTTCCTGGAGTTCGACGGGGACGACACCTGGGCGGTCCTGGACCACGGCCGCGGCCGCTGGCCGCGCACGGTCGACTGGAACTGGGGCGCCGCCTCCGGACGCACCGGCGGTCACACGGTGGGCCTCCAGTTCGGCGGCCGCTGGACGGCGGGCACGGGCTCCACGGAGAACGGGCTGTGCGTGGACGGCCGGCTCACCAAGATCGGCGAGGAGCTGGACTGGCGCTGGACGCCGGCGGACCACCTCGCGCCCTGGACCATCCGTACGCCGTCGTCCGGCCAGGTGGACCTGACGTTCACCCCGTTCCACAACCGGTCGACACGCACGGAGACCGGATTGATCGCCAACCGCACGGACCAGTGCTTCGGCCACTACGACGGGCGGATCCGCACGGACGGCGGCACGGAGATCGCGGTGGAGCGGCTGCTGGGCTGGGCGGAGGACGTCCACATGCGCTGGTGA
- a CDS encoding acyl-CoA thioesterase produces MARHIYSCPLRWSDMDAFGHVNNVVFLRYLEEARIDFMFRLAPGDGSPSFSGGSVVARHEIDYVRPLVHRHAPVTVESWVTKIGAASLTIAYEIKDPEQVYVRASTIVVPYDLAEERPRRITAEEKLFLQKYLAEEPAAA; encoded by the coding sequence TTGGCTCGTCACATCTACAGCTGCCCGCTGCGCTGGTCGGACATGGATGCCTTCGGCCACGTGAACAACGTGGTCTTCCTCCGCTACCTGGAGGAGGCGCGCATCGACTTCATGTTCCGGCTGGCGCCGGGGGACGGCTCGCCGTCCTTCTCGGGCGGTTCCGTCGTGGCCCGGCACGAGATCGACTACGTGCGGCCCCTGGTCCACCGGCACGCGCCGGTGACCGTCGAGTCCTGGGTCACGAAGATAGGTGCCGCGTCCCTGACGATCGCCTACGAGATCAAGGACCCGGAGCAGGTGTACGTACGGGCGTCGACCATCGTCGTGCCGTACGACCTGGCCGAGGAGCGGCCCCGGCGGATCACCGCCGAGGAGAAGCTCTTCCTCCAGAAGTACCTGGCCGAGGAGCCCGCCGCGGCATGA